One genomic segment of Mytilus galloprovincialis chromosome 5, xbMytGall1.hap1.1, whole genome shotgun sequence includes these proteins:
- the LOC143075659 gene encoding dCTP pyrophosphatase 1-like, whose protein sequence is MTEESKNSGGPFENERSTEKIVSSENMFSEKPTLEDIRSLQEEFSAERNWNQYHTPRNILLALVGEVGELSEIFQWKGEVKVGLPEFTEEEKKHVGQEMSDVLIYLVRLADRCKIDLPAAVLQKFKQNRQKYPAKKVYGKSDKYTAYE, encoded by the exons ATGACTGAAGAAAGTAAAAACTCGGGGGGACCATTTGAAAATGAAAGATCAACAGAAAAAATCGTGTCTTCTGAAAACATGTTTAGTGAAAAACCAACACTAGAAGATAT AAGGTCACTCCAGGAAGAATTTTCAGCAGAAAGAAACTGGAACCAGTATCATACTCCTAGAAATATACTTCTTGCTTTAGTTGGAGAAGTTGGAGAGCTATCTGAAATTTT TCAGTGGAAAGGAGAAGTTAAAGTTGGTCTTCCTG AATTTACGGAAGAAGAAAAGAAGCATGTGGGCCAAGAAATGAGTGATGTTTTGATTTACCTTGTCCGATTAGCTGACAGGTGTAAAATTGACCTCCCGGCAGCTGTTTTACAAAAGTTTAAGCAGAATAGACAGAAATATCCCGCCAAAAAGGTGTACGGCAAAAGTGATAAATATACTGCctatgaataa